In a single window of the Gemmatimonadaceae bacterium genome:
- a CDS encoding carboxymuconolactone decarboxylase family protein, with the protein MSDTDTLPPAAAEHATDSASATERIDATRVAPEAYRAMLSLESYVKKSGLEPKLMNLVKLRASYINGCAYCVDMHTKDARHDGETEQRLYAITVWRETPFFTDRERAALAWAEAVTEIWKAGVSDELYEVARSQFSEKELVDLTMAVVTINGWNRLAIPFHATVGGYVAGSTH; encoded by the coding sequence ATGTCAGACACCGATACCCTTCCGCCAGCCGCCGCCGAGCACGCGACTGACAGCGCATCCGCCACCGAGCGCATCGACGCCACCCGCGTTGCCCCCGAAGCCTACCGTGCAATGCTCAGCCTCGAGAGCTACGTCAAGAAGTCGGGCCTCGAGCCGAAGCTCATGAATCTCGTCAAGCTCCGCGCGTCGTACATCAATGGCTGCGCCTACTGCGTCGACATGCACACGAAGGACGCGCGCCACGACGGCGAAACCGAACAGCGCCTCTACGCGATCACCGTCTGGCGCGAGACGCCCTTCTTCACGGACCGCGAACGTGCCGCGCTCGCGTGGGCCGAAGCCGTTACCGAAATCTGGAAGGCTGGCGTGTCCGATGAGCTGTACGAGGTCGCACGATCGCAGTTCAGCGAGAAGGAGCTCGTCGACCTGACGATGGCCGTCGTCACGATCAACGGGTGGAATCGGCTGGCGATTCCGTTTCACGCGACCGTTGGCGGCTACGTCGCTGGCTCCACGCACTGA